The window ATGGCTTTGATTTATATTTATACTTTTTTATAACAAGGGGAGGAAATATCTCAATGGCTAAATCTTACCGTAAATTTATCGCTGGAGCTGCCACTGCAGCAGTAGTAGGATCTGCATTCGCAGGTGTTGCTGGCGCAGCTAGTTTTTCTGATGTTGATAGCAGTACAACTCACCAAGAAGGAATTCTTGCATTAGTTGATGCTGGTGTAATTAAAGGATATGAAGATGGAACATTCCGTCCATATGCACAAATCACTCGTGGCGAAGCAGCCATCATGGTTGCTCGTGCAATTGGCATCCTTGATGGTAAAAACATTCCGGCTAACCCATTCAAAGATGTTAGTGAAAATCAAGTAGCTTATGAAGCAATCGTAAAATTAGCTGACAGAGGAATCGTTAGCGGATTTACAAGTGACACTTTCAAGCCTTACGATAAAGTAACTCGTGCACAAGTTGCTAAATATGTTGCTTTAGCATACGGCTATGAGCCAGCTGACGGCATCACTAAATTCCCTGATGTAAACGAAAATGCTGCTCTTGCTGCATATGTTGATGTTCTTGCTGATGCAGGTATCATCCAAGGTAAAGCAAACGGTAACTTCGGTTACAACGATGCTTTAAGACGTGCTGATTTCTCTGGTATTGTTTTCAGAGCTGAGGAAGCAAAGAAAAAGCCTGATGAGAAACCAGTAGTAAAAAATCCAATTACACTTGAAGCAGCAGATAACAAAGGTAACAAACTTAAAAACGGTGAAAAGAAAACTTTCACTGCAACTATTACAAATCCAGTATCAGGTAAACCAGTACCAAATGCTGCGGTAAATGTTACATTTGCTGAAAATATTGGCACAGATGCTGGATCAAAGAGAAATGTAGTCGTTACTGATGCATATGGTAACGAGGAAGGAATTCCTTACCAAGCCGATTTAGAAGATGGTGCAGTTGAATCAGTTGTCATTTTCACAGATCAACATGGTAAAGCTACATTCACTATCAGCGGTTCAAATGCTTCTGTAACACCAATCGTATTCCTTGATGGAACAAACCAAGAATGGGATACAAAGAGCGGTATTCTTGACGAAATTCTTTCTTATAAAGATGGCCGTTTTGATAAAAACGTTGAATTCTATGCAGAAGCAAAAACAGTTTCATTTAACTTAGAATCCTATGACCTTTCAGTTTCAGCTAAAGGTACTAAATTCGCTGCGCTAGCTGAAGGAGATTGGGATGAAGAAAAAGCTACGCATGAGCGTCCTAACGGTCGTGAATATACAGTTACTGTTCTAAAAGAAGATGGCAAACCATTTGCTGGCGGTACTGTAAATGTTGGTATTAACGAACTTCTTGACCAAGAACCTGGAAATGACCCATCCAAATCATACTTAGTTGGTGCTAATAAAAAAGGTATTGTAACTTTGAAGCTTGATTCAGAAGGAAAAGGGAAAGTTGTTTTAGCAAGTACTGCTGATAACGATTTTGCAAGTCCCATTTTCTGGCTTGACGAAAATGGGAATAATGTACCAAATACATTTGAATCTTCAATAGTTGGTGAATTAACTAACTTCCAATTAGCTCGTGTGCAAGCAGAAGCTAAATTAGATGTGAAAGATTCAGGTCTACGTGAAAATGTAAAAGACTTCGAATTTATTATTCTGAACCAAAGTGGTCAAGAGTTCGGTGACGAGTGGTATGAAGATAAAGATGCACAAGCAACTTTTGAAGTGAAAAACACTGGTTCACATGCTGTAAGAGTTATTGACCGTGACGGAACTGAGAAGTATAGAATCGAGCCAAATAAAGTTCTATCAATCCCAGTGGAAGATGTTGAAAATGATCGTACACTTAGAGTAAGAGCAATTGACGGACCTTCTTCTGTTGAAGTTTCTGCTAATGCTGTTATCAAGTGGTACGAAGAGGGTAGAAGTCGTAATGTAGCTGTTACAGCCCCAACAAAATCTGCTGATCTTCAGTACAGTGTAGATGTAGAAGATATCAATTCAGAGTTTAAACTATTATCTGTTACTCCAGAAGATAAAAATAATAATGGCACTCCTGAATATTTTGTATTTACTTTTAATAAGGCAGTTTCTGGTGCTGAAGAAGGAGACTTCCGTTTAGGAGGAAAGCCTAATAAAGCTGCAACTGCAGTAGAACTTCGTGATGGAGATAAAGAAGTTGTCGTTAAGTTTGCTGAATCATTAGTTGGTAGTGAATCAACAATTAGCTATGATGGTGGTTATGTAAATGCCAATGAAGTGATTACTGATGGATATGGAAATACAGCAAGACCATTCTCTGTTGAATACTAATAAGTAAAAAAATTTGTAAAGTACTTAAGTTTCTAGAAAGGCCTTTGTATAGAGAAATCTCTACAAGGCTTTTCTTTTTTATTGATTTCTCAAAGAACGATATAGAAAATTGTATGTTATCTATAGGTAAAACAATATTCAAGCAATTAAATAACTACATGCTTTTCCTTTTTTACTATATAAATACACAAAAATCTATCCTAAATTATCCTCCTCTTGTTCAATATATCGAAAGTCCTTGTCCTTTATAATTCCCTCAAAAAAAATAAGACCAATATACTGAAAAATACAAATAGATTGAAATATTAATATTATTCCCTTAAACTTTTATACTAGCAATATTTAAAAGTATATAAGGAAACTAAAAATTTATGGTAAACAGCGGGATGGTTTTCGTGTTTCACTGATATGGCTGACTCTAACGTGCAAATCTATGTAAGATTT of the Bacillus tuaregi genome contains:
- a CDS encoding S-layer homology domain-containing protein, encoding MAKSYRKFIAGAATAAVVGSAFAGVAGAASFSDVDSSTTHQEGILALVDAGVIKGYEDGTFRPYAQITRGEAAIMVARAIGILDGKNIPANPFKDVSENQVAYEAIVKLADRGIVSGFTSDTFKPYDKVTRAQVAKYVALAYGYEPADGITKFPDVNENAALAAYVDVLADAGIIQGKANGNFGYNDALRRADFSGIVFRAEEAKKKPDEKPVVKNPITLEAADNKGNKLKNGEKKTFTATITNPVSGKPVPNAAVNVTFAENIGTDAGSKRNVVVTDAYGNEEGIPYQADLEDGAVESVVIFTDQHGKATFTISGSNASVTPIVFLDGTNQEWDTKSGILDEILSYKDGRFDKNVEFYAEAKTVSFNLESYDLSVSAKGTKFAALAEGDWDEEKATHERPNGREYTVTVLKEDGKPFAGGTVNVGINELLDQEPGNDPSKSYLVGANKKGIVTLKLDSEGKGKVVLASTADNDFASPIFWLDENGNNVPNTFESSIVGELTNFQLARVQAEAKLDVKDSGLRENVKDFEFIILNQSGQEFGDEWYEDKDAQATFEVKNTGSHAVRVIDRDGTEKYRIEPNKVLSIPVEDVENDRTLRVRAIDGPSSVEVSANAVIKWYEEGRSRNVAVTAPTKSADLQYSVDVEDINSEFKLLSVTPEDKNNNGTPEYFVFTFNKAVSGAEEGDFRLGGKPNKAATAVELRDGDKEVVVKFAESLVGSESTISYDGGYVNANEVITDGYGNTARPFSVEY